In Polyangiaceae bacterium, the DNA window ACCATAGCCAGGAGGCCCAATACCGACCGTCCAGGTGTGCGATTGGACACTGGTTTGCGACTTTTTTGAGGGAGCATGTCGATTTCGAAGATCGTTTTTGGGGGGGTTCGCTCTTTACTGGTGAGGCCCCAGCGCGATGCGATCAAGACGAGGCGACGCGGAGAGGATAACCGTGAGCGAGCAGAAGGCAAAGAAATGGAGGAATTGGCTCGGCAGGTAAAACCTCTCCATGCGTACCTCGTATCACGCGGCGTTCCCGCAATGGATGCATGGGACGTGGTGCAGGAAGCATTCATTGCGGTATTCAAGCGTCGAGATACGCTTCCGGAATGTGCGGAACAACGGAATGCAATTTTCTTCAGCGCGGTCAATTTTGGGATGCGGGCCTATTTCACTGAGCAGAGTCGCGCGTTCGATCGAGCAGCTCGTGCGCATGAATATGCAGTGTTCCTGGGCATGACGCAGGAGCGTGACATCTCGGGGGTGCTCGAGGCACGCGAGCAGCTCGAAATCGTACTTCCGCAGATACCATCGGAGCAGTGCCAGGTTTTTACCGATAGGGTGCTCGATGGCTTGACAGTTCCCGAGGTTGCCGCGCGGCTCGGGATGAAGGCGAATACGACCAAAGGGTATTGGCGGCGAGCGTTGGAAACGCTTCAAGAGAAATTGGAAAGCCTCGAGCATCGCGGTGTGCGTGGAGTTCTCGTTTTCTTTGCCATTTCGAGTGTCCTCGCGCTGGCCAAGAATGCAAGCGCAATGATTGGGGGGCTCAGAAAGTTTCTTCGGCCTACGGGTCACGCACAACTTCGCATGGTCGCAGGTTTAGCAATGGCAGCCGCCGTCATGTTGGTGCCGCCGAATTCGCGTGCGTCAGCAGATGAGGAGCGAATTTTGCGACTGTGGCGGGCACCGTATCGCGGCCGGAAGCAGCATCCGTCGCGGTTGCGCCCGAGAAGAACGCGTCCAAAGGAGGCGCCGAGGGTTACCAAATTGCCGTCGCCGCCGGTGCCATTGGTGGTTCCGCGACAGACAGCGCCGAAAAAGTTCACAATGAATGCTGGTCCACCCGACTATTTGATATCCATGACCATGTCGGCGCTGCGATATGGCAAACCTGAACGGGCGCTCGAGTTGCTCGACCGGTACGTGGCAACGAATGGGAAGGCGGCGAATGCACGGTCAGTGCAAACGCTCCGCGCGCAAGCGCAGCAGGCGATAGCGGCAAGACACTAATGGATTTGGCCCAGCAATCGAAAGCTCGTGCGGTCGATGTTAATTTCACTTGCGCAATTGACAATTTCATTCGATTAGGCATGTCGGCCGCTCGAGGCGGCATTTCGGATTGCATTGACGGTCTCTACAAAGATCGCGTCGGGAGCGGTGTGTCCGCAGCACGGGAGGAGTATGTTGCGTCAACAATATGAAGAAGATTCGCTGGTCGTTCGGGTGGGCGCGAGAATCCGCAAATTGCGCATGGAGCAAGGATTATCGCTGCGCGATTTTGGAAAGCAGGCGGGTGTGCACCCGTTTCACGTCATGGCTATCGAGCTGGGGCAAGTGGCAACGAATACCAATACGCTTCGGGCCATCGCAAAGGCGCTCGGGGTCGCGCCGCTCGACCTATTGAACCACGACACCGAAAACGACGATATCGGATGCCTCGTCGAGATGATGCGCAAGCAGCCCGATTGCGTCCGGAAAATCATGCGCAAGGTCAGGCCGCTCGTGGAGAATTGAGAGGCGGACCTTTGGGGATGGTGGCCTTGTCGTTTCGAACCACATGTCGCTGAGCACCACGAGCGCACACCCGGAACGAACCTCCATCGGAAACTTTGGATGCCAAGTGCCAAAATCGTGTAGCGTGCGCCTGTGCTCAAAGCTCTGCTGCATCGAAAGCTTCCGCGCGGCATCGTCGAGAGTGACGACGCTGCTGACGCCGAGAACAGTGCCCATGTTGAGCCTACGCGACGCGAGGATCCGCTCACAGCGACAGTCTTCGAGCGGCTTGCGTACCTCCCGCCCAATCTAACCTGGGACATTTTTCGTCGGGCGACCAAAGCGCTTGCGGATGGGTCAGCGTTGCCCGTCGATGCCCCTTCGGGCGCTCCGACATGGTCCTTTTGGCCCAGCCTTCGACCCGGCGCCGACGGAGTGAACCGGCAACGTGTCGAGCCGGATGTGCTCGTCTCCTGGCGCGATACTGTGCTGGTCCTCGAAGCGAAGCATTACGGGCAGCAACACGCACATCAATGGGTCGAGCAAATTCGAGCCGTTCGCGCAATGCCCGAGCATTCGGGCAAGCGTATCTGGCTCATTGCCGTTGGAGGGATCGTTACGCACGAGCAAAAGGCGCAAGCGGCGTATGTTCGTCGTGAACTCTCGAATGCATCACCGGGATTGCTCGCGCTGCGATGGGAGGACCTACATCACGCAGTCGACGAGCTTCGCACGTCGTCACACCCTCGAACAATCGGCCGTTTTGAACGACATTGCCGCAGCGCTCAATGCATGGGGATATCGCAGGAAAACGTGGTTCGCGACGCTGCGACGGAGTGGTCCGTCGTTTCAGGCAGAACGAGCCATGGCCGTACTGCAAGCGTGGAGGGTGCGATGAATGACAAGAAAAATGAATTGGCGGCGGCGCTCGTGGACGTGCGGCGCGCGTATCGATTGCTGCATGCGTACCATCGGCGAGTAAACGATCTGCTCTACGTGGCTCATGAATTTCTTGCGAAGCAGCAGGCGGAATTCGAGTCATGGGGCCCCATCAATGTTTGGATGCTGCCCCAGAAGACCAAACCATTTTTCAGGCCAGAGACGTGGGCATGGGATTTGACGCCGGCCTATCAGGTGGAGTGTGTTTGGCGTAGATCGCGAAGTGGCATGCACCACAAGATACACATACACGCTATCGCGGATACTGGCTATGGCGCCTCGGGTGAAGGAGAACCCAACCCTGCCAAGTTCGAGCCTGAGGAAGCGTGTCGGTCCGAGCTTCGAGTGGGACTTCATCGAACGCGTGCCAGTGAGCCTGATTGGAGCGCTGCGTGGAAACAGGTGTCCGTGAATTCCGCAAGGAAAAGCGGGGGAATTCATCGGGTCAAGGTTGCGAATGACGAATACGCGTACCGCTATTTTGCCATCGAGCTCGTTGAGCTCGCCAACGAGCATGCCATAAAGGAAAAACTCTTGCGGCCAATCGACGAATGGATTGCGGGCGCTTGAAGCTATCCCAAGACCCCTTCCAAAAGCCCGTCTACCGCAATATCAGGCACCCAGTCTTTCCACCCGACTGCAATCACATCGTCAGTTTTCCTTGGCGCGCCCGGTACATTCGACGATGCCACCAAGATCGCCTTGGGCCACCCGTGCAGTTGTGCAGCATATTCCCAGCGATAGAGCATTGCCTCGTGCAGACCGCTGAGAATGTAATCGGGTCGTTCGGAGTGCTTGATCTCGATGACCGCCGCGCGCTTCATGTCACCCTTCTCTACGACTACGGTCACATCGGGTCGCATTCGGCCATGCTGTGCGAGGTAATGCCGAGCGGAATCTTCACAAGCTCCCGCGTCGAGCAACGCCTGATCATAATACACACGAACGCGCGCTCCGCTGGAGTGCTCGAATGAGGCCACTTCGTCGCGATCTTTGCGAACGATGCACCGGAAAAACGCCCAACCTCCATCGCCGACTTGCTGCAGCTTCGCCCATAATGCTTGGATCAAACGGATCAATACAGCCACCTCGAATCGCTTGTGATTCTTCAATGGCATCAGCGCTCCGGCCGCGAGAACCGCGGCAATGTTGTCCGGATCGTCCGCGTCGAGCCCGGTACGAAGTGCCGTATGCCATTCGAGCGCCGCATGATAGGCAGGGTGCCCCGCTGCTCGAGCGGCTTGTTCATGCGCCGCCATCACTGGTTCCAGTGGTACATTGCGCAGTTCCGTCGTTGCCAGCAGACGTCGAAGCTCGCCCTCGCAACCTCGGGCATCAATGCTCCACCCGTCTTCTTCGAGCACGTTCGCTTGCCGAAGATCTACGAGAACACCAAGGAGTCGCTCGGCAATGGCTCGCACGAGCACATTTTCCGGCAAAGCGAAGCTACGCTGCCGAGTTGTGGTCGAAAATCGTGCAGGATCGCCAGAAGCGCGATGCGCCAGCGTGCGTTGAACGTCGAGCCGCCCGTGAAATGCTCCGCGCCAATCTCGTGCGATGATCTCAGTTCGGGATGGTAAGTGGCGCGCGAGATCCGGAAGAAGCTCTGTCGCAAAGACGCGCAATTCCTTGATTCGTGGCGCCAGCGTAGCCACTGCCCGCAACAATTCGAGTGCATGCTGGCGACCTGTGATCCGTTCGAGGAACCGGGCGGCTTCTTCGGCAGAAATGGGCTCCACGCGTGAGTTGGGTAAAAGATACCCCGGAAAATGGGTCCTTACAAAAATTTCCCAACTGCCGTCGCTCACG includes these proteins:
- a CDS encoding helix-turn-helix transcriptional regulator, which gives rise to MLRQQYEEDSLVVRVGARIRKLRMEQGLSLRDFGKQAGVHPFHVMAIELGQVATNTNTLRAIAKALGVAPLDLLNHDTENDDIGCLVEMMRKQPDCVRKIMRKVRPLVEN